The window CTTCTCGCGCGCTCCCGACTCGCTCGAGGCGGCGCAGGAGGCCAAGCTGGAGGTCAGCTGCCGGAAGCTCGCGCTCAGACCCGGCGAGCGGGTGCTCGACGTCGGATGCGGATGGGGCGGCTTCGCCATCCATGCCGCCACGCGGCACGGCGTGGACGTCGTGGGAATCACCCTCTCCCAGCGGCAGGCGGCGTTCGCCCGCGAGCGCGTCCGCCTGGCTGGGCTGGAGAAGCGGGTCCAGATCCTGCTACTGGACTACCGCGATCTCGCCGGCGAGCGGTTCGACGCCATCGCCAGCATCGGCATGGTGGAGCACGTCGGTGGCGAGCGGATCGACCTGTACGCCAGGCGGCTGGCCGGCATGCTCCAGCCGGGCGGCAGGCTGCTCAATCACGGCATCGCGCGGCTGTACGAGGCGGCGGTGGGGGCATTCACCATGCGTTACGTGTTTCCCGACACCGACCCGCTGCCGCTCTCGCGCGTGCTGCTCGCGCTCGAGCGCGCCGGCTTCGTGTCCGAGCACGTGGAGGGATTCGGGCAGGACTACGTGGAGACGCTGCGCCACTGGGCGCGGCGGCTCGACCGGCGCCGCGCCGAGGCCGCCGGGATCGCGGGCGAAGAGCGGCTCCGGGTGTGGCGGTTGTATCTGCGGGGAGCGCGCAAGAACTTCGAGTCGGGGTTCATTTCGGTCTACCAGGTACTGTGCCGCCTGGCGCGCCGGTAGGCCCGACTGCTGAGGGTACGCAGCCGCCGAACCCGCCCACCCTCGGGCCGGCATACATTGAGGAATGACGCCGCGCCTCTGGACGGTGGGCCACTCCACCCAGCCGTTGGACCAGTTCCTGGCATTGCTGGCAGCTCACGACATCGAGCTGGTCGCCGATGTCCGCCGATATCCTGGCAGCCGCCGATGGCCACACTTCGCCGGCGAGGCCCTTGCCAAGTCTCTCTTCGCTGCCGGCCTCGACTACGAATGGTTTCCAGAGCTCGGTGGACGGCGACAGCCGCGCGCCGACTCCGCGAACACCGCATGGCGCAGCACGGCCTTCCGCGGTTACGCTGATTACATGGCGACGCCGCCGTTTGCGGAAGGCCTGGCCCGACTCGCGGACCTGGGGTGTGGCCTCCGGACCGCCATCATGTGTGCGGAGGCCCTCTGGTGGCGGTGTCACCGCGCCCTCATCTCTGACGGGCTGCGCTGGGCGGGCTTCGAGGTCTACCACATTCTGGGGCTCACCTCGTCCATCCCACACCCCTATACCTCGGCGGCCCGGATCACGGCGGGTCTCTTGAGCTATGCGGGGCCGAGTTGAGCATGAGCAAGGTGCCGGCGGTCACCCTGTCGTCCCCATCGCGTCCGCGGTGCTGCTGATCGCCATCATCGTGGGCCTGCTTGTGTTTCCCCAGAAGCCGGCCGTCCGGAGCCATTGAAGCGCAGGTGAGCCCTGGACGTGGCGGCGGTCACCGCCGGACGCGGCCCTCGGCGATCATTGTGAGGGGCCCCAGCGGGGCGAACCAATGATTCGGAGAGAGAGGCCATGGCACTGACCGACGAGCAGCGTCGCCATCTCGAACAGCGTCTCCAGGAGGAGCGCCAACGCGCCCTGCGGGTCATCCGCAGCTATGACGAGTCTGGCTCGAACCCCACGGGCGATGGCGACCTCACCAACTACCCCTTTCATATGGCGGACAAGGGCACCGACAGCTTCGATCAGGAGATGTCGACTCAGCTGGCCGAGCGTGCCACCCGTGAGCTGGAAGAGATCGATGCGGCCCTGCAGCGGCTCTACGAGACTCCCGATCGGTTCGGCCTCAGCGAGTCCACCGGGCAGCCGATCCCATTCGAGCGGCTAGACATCATCCCCTGGGCACGGACAGAGATCAGAGAGGCGCCCTAGCGGGGATTGTGACGGCCGTCCTCTCCTCGGATCCGGCGCCTGGCTATCCTGAGATCAGATCCTTGCCGATCAACCTCTCACTTCCCGCCTCCCTTGCGCCTCGTCCCCCTTGCCGCGCCGCTCTGCATGGTTGCCGCCCTCGGATGCGGTGGCGCTGACCTGGTCCTTCCGGTCTCAGAGGGGCCAATGCAAGTCGTTGCCGTGCATGGAGATCGCCAGGAAGGCAAAGTCGGCGAGCCGCTGGACGACTCGCTGGTCGTGAGAGTCGTGGATACGACCGGCGTCGGAATCTCCGGCCGCGAGGTCACTTGGGCGGTGACCATCGGTGGAGGAACGTTGGTCCCGGAGAGGGACACCAGTGACGCCGATGGCCTCGCTTCCGCGAAGTGGACCCTGGGCCCGGAACCCGGTGCCAACGCGGCCCGAGCCACCATCTCCGGTATCAGCTTCGTCACCTTCA of the Gemmatimonadales bacterium genome contains:
- a CDS encoding cyclopropane-fatty-acyl-phospholipid synthase family protein; the encoded protein is MPFASTAPLRREIQRLFPDRPFAIELWDGTGVPATDGGGPTLTIRSPRGVAHVLRAPGQLGLGRAYVTGELEVSDLDALVDVADSWHPPSLSARRRARLMLAAARAGGAVPGVPAPAAELRPRGVLHSRGRDARAVRHHYDVSNEFFALFLDRSMTYSCAFFSRAPDSLEAAQEAKLEVSCRKLALRPGERVLDVGCGWGGFAIHAATRHGVDVVGITLSQRQAAFARERVRLAGLEKRVQILLLDYRDLAGERFDAIASIGMVEHVGGERIDLYARRLAGMLQPGGRLLNHGIARLYEAAVGAFTMRYVFPDTDPLPLSRVLLALERAGFVSEHVEGFGQDYVETLRHWARRLDRRRAEAAGIAGEERLRVWRLYLRGARKNFESGFISVYQVLCRLARR
- a CDS encoding DUF488 domain-containing protein, whose protein sequence is MTPRLWTVGHSTQPLDQFLALLAAHDIELVADVRRYPGSRRWPHFAGEALAKSLFAAGLDYEWFPELGGRRQPRADSANTAWRSTAFRGYADYMATPPFAEGLARLADLGCGLRTAIMCAEALWWRCHRALISDGLRWAGFEVYHILGLTSSIPHPYTSAARITAGLLSYAGPS